One genomic window of Xanthobacter dioxanivorans includes the following:
- the rplL gene encoding 50S ribosomal protein L7/L12, with protein MADLTKLVDELSSLTVLEAAELAKLLEEKWGVSAAAAVAVAAAPAAAAAAVEEQTEFTVVLAAAGEKKIEVIKEVRAITGLGLKEAKDLVEGAPKPVKEAVSKDEAEKLKAQLEKAGAKVELK; from the coding sequence ATGGCTGATCTGACCAAGCTCGTCGACGAGCTGTCCTCCCTCACCGTTCTCGAGGCCGCCGAGCTGGCGAAGCTCCTCGAGGAGAAGTGGGGCGTTTCCGCCGCCGCCGCCGTGGCCGTTGCCGCTGCCCCGGCCGCTGCCGCCGCCGCGGTGGAAGAGCAGACCGAGTTCACGGTCGTCCTCGCCGCCGCCGGCGAGAAGAAGATCGAGGTCATCAAGGAAGTGCGCGCCATCACCGGTCTCGGCCTCAAGGAAGCCAAGGACCTGGTGGAAGGCGCTCCGAAGCCCGTCAAGGAAGCCGTTTCCAAGGACGAGGCCGAGAAGCTCAAGGCCCAGCTCGAGAAGGCTGGCGCCAAGGTCGAGCTCAAGTGA
- the rplA gene encoding 50S ribosomal protein L1, whose protein sequence is MAKQGKRIRAVNEGIDRVKLYPLDEALTLLKERTTAKFDETIEVALNLGVDPRHADQMVRGVCNLPNGSGRTVRVAVFARGAKADEAKAAGADIVGAEDLLESIQGGTIDFDRCIATPDLMPLVGRLGKILGPRGLMPNPKVGTVTMDVKGAVAAAKGGAVEFRVEKAGIIHGGIGKASFPADKLAENIRAFVDAVVKAKPAGAKGTYLQRVAVSSTMGPGIKVEPATVLTA, encoded by the coding sequence ATGGCAAAGCAAGGCAAGCGCATCCGCGCCGTCAACGAGGGCATTGACCGTGTCAAGCTCTACCCCCTGGACGAGGCACTGACGCTGCTCAAGGAGCGGACCACGGCCAAGTTCGACGAGACCATCGAGGTTGCGCTGAACCTCGGCGTCGATCCCCGCCATGCGGACCAGATGGTGCGCGGCGTGTGCAACCTGCCCAACGGCTCGGGCCGCACCGTGCGCGTCGCCGTGTTCGCGCGCGGCGCCAAGGCCGACGAGGCCAAGGCGGCCGGTGCCGACATCGTCGGCGCCGAGGACCTGCTGGAGAGCATCCAGGGCGGCACCATCGATTTCGATCGCTGCATCGCCACCCCGGACCTGATGCCGCTGGTCGGCCGTCTCGGCAAGATCCTCGGCCCGCGCGGCCTGATGCCGAACCCGAAGGTCGGCACCGTGACCATGGACGTGAAGGGCGCCGTCGCCGCCGCCAAGGGCGGCGCGGTGGAGTTCCGCGTCGAGAAGGCCGGCATCATCCATGGCGGCATCGGCAAGGCCTCGTTCCCGGCCGACAAGCTGGCCGAGAACATCCGCGCCTTTGTGGACGCGGTGGTGAAGGCCAAGCCCGCCGGCGCCAAGGGCACGTACCTGCAGCGCGTGGCGGTCTCCTCCACCATGGGCCCCGGCATCAAGGTGGAGCCGGCGACTGTTCTCACCGCCTGA
- the rplJ gene encoding 50S ribosomal protein L10 codes for MDRAEKQQLVTTLTDVFKSTSVVVVAHYSGLTVAQMSRLRRQMKASGATVKVAKNRLAKIALEGSDVAHVASLLKGPTVIAYSSDPVAAPKVAVEFAKANDKFVILGGAMGTTALNVDGVKALATLPSLDELRGKLVGLIQAPATKIAQLTTAPATKLARVFGAYAKQDEAA; via the coding sequence GTGGATCGAGCGGAAAAACAACAGCTCGTCACGACGCTCACGGATGTGTTCAAGAGCACGTCCGTCGTCGTGGTCGCCCACTATTCCGGCCTCACCGTTGCCCAGATGTCGCGCTTGCGCCGGCAGATGAAGGCAAGCGGTGCGACCGTGAAGGTGGCCAAGAACCGCCTCGCCAAGATCGCTCTGGAAGGCTCCGACGTCGCCCACGTGGCGTCCCTGCTCAAGGGGCCCACGGTGATCGCTTATTCCAGCGATCCGGTGGCGGCGCCGAAGGTTGCCGTCGAATTCGCCAAGGCCAACGACAAGTTCGTCATCCTCGGCGGAGCGATGGGCACCACGGCCCTCAACGTGGACGGTGTGAAGGCGCTCGCCACACTGCCGTCCCTGGACGAACTGCGCGGAAAGCTCGTCGGCCTCATCCAGGCCCCGGCGACCAAGATCGCGCAGCTCACCACGGCACCGGCGACGAAGCTCGCCCGCGTGTTCGGGGCCTATGCCAAGCAGGACGAAGCTGCGTGA
- the secE gene encoding preprotein translocase subunit SecE yields MAKNSPVEFFQQVRAETAKVTWPTRRETLITTAMVFVMVLLASIFFLIVDQIIRFGVSTLLTLGH; encoded by the coding sequence ATGGCGAAGAACAGTCCCGTCGAGTTCTTTCAGCAGGTCCGCGCCGAGACGGCGAAGGTCACCTGGCCGACGCGGCGCGAGACGCTGATCACCACCGCCATGGTGTTCGTGATGGTGCTTCTCGCCTCGATCTTCTTCCTGATCGTCGACCAGATCATCCGGTTCGGCGTCTCCACCCTCCTCACCCTCGGGCACTGA
- the nusG gene encoding transcription termination/antitermination protein NusG yields MAKRWYIVHAYSNFEKKVADSIREQAEQRNLTDLFEQILVPTEKVVEVRRGRKVDTERKFFPGYVLVKMDLTDEAFHLIKNTPKVTGFLGADNKPMPISESEAMRILQQVQEGIERPKPSITFEVGETVKVADGPFASFNGIVEEVDESRSRVKVAVSIFGRATPVELEFAQVEKV; encoded by the coding sequence ATGGCGAAGCGCTGGTACATCGTTCACGCTTATTCCAACTTCGAGAAGAAGGTGGCCGACTCCATCCGCGAGCAGGCCGAGCAGCGTAATCTCACCGACCTGTTCGAGCAGATCCTCGTGCCCACCGAGAAGGTGGTGGAGGTACGCCGGGGCCGGAAGGTGGACACCGAGCGCAAGTTTTTCCCCGGCTACGTGCTGGTGAAGATGGACCTCACCGACGAGGCCTTCCATCTCATCAAGAACACGCCGAAGGTCACCGGCTTCCTGGGCGCCGACAACAAGCCCATGCCGATTTCCGAGTCCGAGGCCATGCGCATCCTGCAGCAGGTGCAGGAAGGCATCGAGCGGCCGAAGCCCTCCATTACCTTCGAGGTGGGCGAGACGGTCAAGGTGGCCGACGGGCCCTTCGCTTCCTTCAACGGCATCGTGGAAGAGGTGGACGAAAGCCGCTCGCGCGTGAAGGTGGCGGTGTCCATCTTCGGCCGCGCGACGCCGGTGGAACTGGAATTCGCTCAGGTCGAGAAGGTCTGA
- the tuf gene encoding elongation factor Tu: MAKEKFNRSKPHCNIGTIGHVDHGKTSLTAAITKILAETGGATFTAYDQIDKAPEEKARGITISTAHVEYETANRHYAHVDCPGHADYVKNMITGAAQMDGAILVVSAADGPMPQTREHILLARQVGVPALVVFLNKCDMVDDEELLELVELEVRELLSKYDFPGDDIPIIRGSALVALENGDPKLGKEAVLKLMEAVDAYIPQPERPVDLPFLMPIEDVFSISGRGTVVTGRVERGIIKVGEEVEIVGIRPTQKTTVTGVEMFRKLLDQGQAGDNVGILVRGTKREDVERGQVVCKPGTVKPHTKFKAEAYILTKEEGGRHTPFFTNYRPQFYFRTTDVTGVCTLPEGTEMVMPGDNVSMDVALIVPIAMEEKLRFAIREGGRTVGAGVVAAIIE; this comes from the coding sequence ATGGCCAAAGAGAAGTTCAACCGCTCGAAGCCGCACTGCAACATCGGCACGATCGGTCACGTTGATCACGGCAAGACGTCGCTGACGGCGGCGATCACGAAGATCCTCGCGGAGACGGGCGGGGCGACGTTCACGGCGTACGACCAGATCGACAAGGCGCCGGAAGAGAAGGCGCGGGGCATCACGATCTCGACCGCGCACGTGGAATACGAGACGGCGAACCGTCACTACGCGCACGTGGACTGCCCCGGGCACGCGGATTATGTGAAGAACATGATCACCGGCGCGGCGCAGATGGACGGCGCGATCCTGGTGGTTTCGGCGGCCGACGGCCCCATGCCGCAGACCCGGGAGCACATCCTTCTGGCCCGCCAGGTGGGCGTGCCGGCGCTGGTGGTGTTCCTCAACAAGTGCGACATGGTCGACGACGAGGAGCTTCTCGAGCTGGTCGAGCTGGAAGTGCGCGAGCTTCTGTCCAAGTACGACTTCCCCGGGGACGACATCCCGATCATCCGCGGCTCGGCGCTGGTGGCGCTTGAGAACGGCGATCCGAAGCTGGGCAAGGAAGCGGTTCTGAAGCTGATGGAGGCGGTCGACGCCTACATCCCGCAGCCCGAGCGTCCGGTGGACCTGCCGTTCCTGATGCCGATCGAGGACGTGTTCTCGATCTCGGGGCGCGGCACGGTGGTGACGGGCCGCGTGGAGCGCGGGATCATCAAGGTGGGCGAGGAAGTCGAGATCGTGGGCATCCGCCCGACGCAGAAGACCACGGTCACCGGCGTCGAGATGTTCCGCAAGCTTCTGGACCAGGGCCAGGCCGGCGACAACGTGGGCATCCTGGTTCGCGGCACCAAGCGCGAGGACGTGGAGCGCGGCCAGGTGGTGTGCAAGCCGGGTACGGTGAAGCCGCACACCAAGTTCAAGGCCGAGGCCTACATCCTGACCAAGGAAGAGGGCGGGCGCCACACCCCGTTCTTCACCAACTACCGGCCGCAGTTCTACTTCCGCACGACGGACGTGACCGGCGTGTGCACGCTGCCCGAAGGCACCGAGATGGTGATGCCGGGGGACAACGTGTCCATGGACGTGGCGCTGATCGTGCCGATCGCCATGGAAGAGAAGCTGCGCTTCGCCATCCGCGAGGGTGGCCGCACGGTTGGCGCAGGGGTGGTGGCTGCGATCATCGAGTGA
- a CDS encoding TrmH family RNA methyltransferase, which yields MSERPPREPRRPGARPTFASRAGRTGGGPFPPRRAKGGKAPPWTGAEDVALLYGWHTVAEAIANPKRRFRRILATENAVNRLAEEGLTPPIAPELVRPGDIDKLLGPDAIHQGLLAEADHLPSPHLKDIAKTDLVLVLDQITDPHNVGAIVRSAAAFAVSAIVTTARHSPAATGVLAKSASGGLEHVPFCLVTNLARALTELRENGMLVVGLDSEGAADLEDTRLRAPLALVLGAEGKGLRQLTRETCDVLARIDLPGVIKSLNVSNAAALSLGIARRAMKRG from the coding sequence ATGTCCGAACGCCCGCCCCGCGAACCCCGCCGCCCCGGCGCCCGCCCCACCTTCGCCAGCCGCGCCGGCCGGACCGGCGGCGGCCCCTTTCCACCGCGCCGGGCAAAAGGCGGCAAGGCTCCGCCCTGGACAGGGGCTGAGGATGTGGCCCTGCTCTATGGCTGGCACACCGTGGCCGAGGCCATCGCCAATCCGAAGCGCCGTTTCCGGCGCATCCTCGCCACCGAAAACGCCGTGAACCGCCTGGCCGAGGAAGGGCTCACGCCGCCCATCGCGCCCGAGCTGGTGCGCCCCGGTGACATCGACAAGCTGCTCGGACCCGATGCGATCCATCAGGGCCTCCTTGCAGAGGCGGACCACCTGCCCTCCCCCCACCTGAAGGACATCGCCAAGACCGACCTCGTCCTGGTGCTGGACCAGATCACCGACCCGCACAATGTGGGCGCCATCGTGCGTTCGGCGGCAGCGTTCGCGGTCAGCGCCATCGTCACCACGGCGCGCCACAGCCCGGCGGCCACCGGCGTGCTCGCCAAGAGCGCCTCGGGCGGGCTCGAGCACGTGCCCTTCTGCCTGGTGACGAACCTGGCGCGGGCGCTCACCGAGCTGCGCGAGAACGGCATGCTGGTGGTGGGGCTCGACAGCGAAGGCGCCGCCGACCTTGAAGACACCCGGCTCAGGGCGCCCCTCGCCCTCGTGCTCGGAGCGGAAGGCAAAGGCCTGAGGCAGCTCACCCGCGAGACCTGCGACGTGCTCGCCCGCATCGACCTGCCGGGCGTCATCAAGAGCCTCAACGTGTCGAACGCCGCCGCCCTCTCCCTCGGCATCGCGCGACGGGCGATGAAGCGCGGCTGA
- the rpoB gene encoding DNA-directed RNA polymerase subunit beta, with protein sequence MAQTFTGRKRIRKFFGKIKEVAEMPNLIEVQKASYDQFLQIEEPKGGRDDDGLQAVFKSVFPISDFSGAAMLEFVRYEFEPPKYDVDECRQRGMTFAAPLKVTLRLIVFDVDPDTGAKSVKDIKEQDVYTGDIPLMTMNGTFIVNGTERVIVSQMHRSPGVFFDHDKGKTHSSGKLLFAARIIPYRGSWLDIEFDAKDIVYARIDRRRKIPVTSLLYALGLDNEEILSTFYEKIPFERAKGGWRMPFDPKRMKGYKAVSDLVDADTGEVVLEAGKKLTVRAARQLAEKGLKGLKISDEEMIGQYIAEDLVDVRSGEIHAEAGEEITEKMLKLLEEAGYNEIPVLDIDHVNTGAYIRNTLSADKNVTREDALFDIYRVMRPGEPPTIDSAQAMFHSLFFDPERYDLSAVGRVKMNMRLDLDCPDTVRVLRRDDILAVIKTLVELRDGKGEIDDIDHLGNRRVRSVGELMENQYRVGLLRMERAIKERMSSVDIDTVMPQDLINAKPVAAAVREFFGSSQLSQFMDQTNPLSEITHKRRLSALGPGGLTRERAGFEVRDVHPTHYGRICPIETPEGPNIGLINSLATFARVNKYGFIEAPYRRVVDSKVTDEVVYLSAMEEGKYYVAQANIPLDKDGRFEEDLIVCRHAGDVLLVAPDRVDFMDVSPKQLVSVAAALIPFLENDDANRALMGSNMQRQAVPLVRSQAPLVGTGMEAVVARDSGAAIAARRTGVIDQVDATRIVIRATEEADPSKSGVDIYRLMKFQRSNQSTCINQRPLVRVGDQVRKGDIIADGPSTELGELALGRNVLVAFMPWNGYNFEDSILLSENIVKEDVFTSIHIEEFECMARDTKLGPEEITRDIPNVSEEALKNLDEAGIVYIGAEVRAGDILVGKITPKGESPMTPEEKLLRAIFGEKAADVRDTSLRLPPGTTGTIVEVRVFNRHGVDKDERALAIEREEIERLAKDRDDEQAILDRNVYGRLIEILDGKTAIAGPKGFKKESVVTRELLTEYPRSQWWLFAVADDAIMAELEAIRAQYDDSKKRLEQRFLDKVEKLQRGDELPPGVMKMVKVFVAVKRKIQPGDKMAGRHGNKGVVSRIVPVEDMPFLEDGTNVDIVLNPLGVPSRMNVGQILETHLGWACAGLGRQVAAAVDAYYAKQDLKPLRDRLETIYGKPEIDQLQDGELPELGENLRKGVPMATPVFDGAHEADIEQELERAGLDRSGQSTLFDGRTGEPFDRKVTVGYIYMLKLHHLVDDKIHARSIGPYSLVTQQPLGGKAQFGGQRFGEMEVWALEAYGAAYTLQEMLTVKSDDVAGRTKVYEAIVRGEDTFESGIPESFNVLVKEMRSLGLNVDLENT encoded by the coding sequence ATGGCGCAAACGTTCACCGGTCGTAAGCGGATCCGCAAGTTCTTCGGCAAGATCAAGGAAGTGGCCGAGATGCCGAACCTCATCGAGGTTCAGAAGGCATCCTACGACCAGTTCCTGCAGATCGAGGAACCCAAGGGCGGCCGCGACGACGACGGCCTGCAGGCGGTGTTCAAGTCGGTATTCCCTATTTCCGACTTCTCCGGCGCGGCCATGCTGGAGTTCGTGCGCTACGAGTTCGAGCCGCCCAAGTATGACGTGGACGAGTGCCGCCAGCGCGGCATGACGTTTGCCGCCCCGCTCAAGGTGACGCTCCGCCTCATCGTGTTCGATGTGGATCCCGATACCGGCGCCAAGTCGGTGAAGGACATCAAGGAGCAGGACGTCTACACCGGCGACATCCCGCTGATGACCATGAACGGCACGTTCATCGTGAACGGCACCGAGCGCGTCATCGTCTCGCAGATGCACCGTTCGCCGGGCGTGTTCTTCGACCACGACAAGGGCAAGACGCACTCCTCCGGAAAGCTGCTCTTCGCCGCGCGCATCATTCCCTATCGCGGCTCCTGGCTCGACATCGAGTTCGACGCCAAGGACATCGTCTATGCGCGTATCGACCGGCGCCGGAAGATCCCGGTGACGAGCCTGCTCTATGCCCTCGGCCTCGACAACGAGGAGATCCTCTCGACCTTCTACGAGAAGATCCCCTTCGAGCGGGCCAAGGGCGGCTGGCGCATGCCGTTCGATCCCAAGCGGATGAAGGGCTACAAGGCCGTTTCCGACCTGGTGGACGCCGACACCGGCGAGGTTGTGCTCGAGGCCGGCAAGAAGCTGACCGTGCGCGCCGCCCGCCAGCTCGCCGAGAAGGGCCTCAAGGGCCTCAAGATCTCCGACGAGGAGATGATCGGCCAGTACATCGCCGAGGACCTCGTCGATGTGCGCTCCGGCGAGATTCATGCGGAAGCCGGTGAGGAAATCACCGAGAAGATGCTGAAGCTGCTTGAGGAAGCCGGCTACAACGAGATTCCGGTCCTCGACATCGACCACGTCAACACCGGCGCCTACATCCGCAATACGCTGTCGGCCGACAAGAACGTGACCCGCGAGGACGCGCTCTTCGACATCTACCGCGTGATGCGCCCGGGCGAGCCGCCGACCATCGATTCGGCGCAGGCCATGTTCCACTCGCTGTTCTTCGATCCGGAGCGCTACGACCTTTCCGCGGTCGGCCGCGTGAAGATGAACATGCGCCTCGACCTCGACTGCCCCGACACCGTGCGGGTGCTGCGCCGCGACGACATCCTCGCCGTCATCAAGACGCTGGTGGAGCTGCGCGACGGCAAGGGCGAGATCGACGACATCGACCACCTGGGCAACCGCCGGGTGCGCTCGGTGGGCGAGCTCATGGAGAACCAGTATCGCGTCGGCCTGCTGCGCATGGAGCGCGCCATCAAGGAGCGCATGTCGTCGGTCGACATCGACACCGTGATGCCGCAGGACCTCATCAACGCCAAGCCGGTGGCGGCGGCGGTGCGCGAGTTCTTCGGCTCGTCCCAGCTGTCGCAGTTCATGGACCAGACCAACCCGCTCTCGGAGATCACCCACAAGCGCCGCCTCTCGGCGCTTGGCCCGGGTGGCCTCACCCGCGAGCGCGCCGGCTTCGAGGTGCGCGACGTGCACCCGACCCATTATGGCCGCATCTGCCCCATCGAGACGCCGGAAGGCCCGAACATCGGCCTTATCAACTCGCTGGCGACCTTCGCCCGCGTGAACAAGTACGGCTTCATCGAGGCGCCCTACCGCCGCGTGGTGGACTCGAAGGTCACCGATGAGGTGGTCTATCTCTCCGCCATGGAGGAGGGGAAGTACTACGTCGCGCAGGCCAATATCCCGCTCGACAAGGACGGCCGCTTCGAGGAGGACCTGATCGTCTGCCGCCATGCGGGCGACGTGCTCCTGGTCGCCCCCGACCGCGTCGACTTCATGGACGTGTCGCCCAAGCAGCTGGTGTCGGTGGCCGCGGCGCTGATCCCGTTCCTGGAGAACGACGACGCCAACCGCGCGCTGATGGGCTCCAACATGCAGCGTCAGGCGGTGCCGCTGGTGCGCTCGCAGGCGCCCCTCGTCGGTACCGGCATGGAGGCCGTCGTCGCCCGGGATTCGGGTGCCGCCATCGCCGCCCGCCGTACCGGTGTGATCGACCAGGTGGATGCCACCCGTATCGTCATCCGCGCCACGGAAGAGGCCGATCCGTCCAAGTCGGGCGTCGACATCTACCGGCTGATGAAGTTCCAGCGCTCCAACCAGTCCACCTGCATCAACCAGCGTCCGCTGGTGCGCGTGGGTGACCAGGTGCGCAAGGGCGACATCATCGCCGACGGCCCGTCCACGGAGCTCGGCGAGCTCGCGCTCGGCCGCAACGTGCTCGTCGCCTTCATGCCGTGGAACGGCTACAACTTCGAGGACTCGATCCTGCTCTCGGAGAACATCGTCAAGGAAGACGTGTTCACCTCGATCCACATCGAGGAATTCGAGTGCATGGCCCGCGACACGAAGTTGGGGCCTGAGGAAATCACCCGCGACATTCCCAACGTCTCGGAAGAGGCGCTGAAGAATCTCGACGAGGCCGGCATCGTCTACATCGGCGCCGAGGTCCGCGCGGGCGACATCCTGGTCGGCAAGATCACGCCCAAGGGCGAGAGCCCGATGACGCCGGAGGAGAAGCTGCTCCGCGCCATCTTCGGCGAGAAGGCCGCCGACGTGCGCGACACCTCGCTGCGCCTGCCCCCCGGCACCACCGGCACCATCGTGGAAGTGCGCGTGTTCAACCGCCACGGCGTGGACAAGGACGAGCGTGCCCTCGCCATCGAGCGCGAGGAGATCGAACGCCTCGCCAAGGACCGTGACGACGAGCAGGCGATCCTCGACCGCAACGTCTATGGCCGACTGATCGAGATCCTCGACGGCAAGACCGCCATCGCCGGGCCCAAGGGATTCAAGAAGGAGAGCGTGGTCACCCGCGAGCTCCTCACCGAGTACCCGCGCTCGCAGTGGTGGCTGTTCGCGGTGGCCGACGACGCCATCATGGCGGAGCTGGAAGCCATCCGCGCCCAGTACGACGACTCGAAGAAGCGCCTGGAGCAGCGCTTCCTCGACAAGGTCGAGAAGCTGCAGCGCGGCGACGAGCTGCCCCCCGGCGTGATGAAGATGGTCAAGGTCTTCGTCGCGGTGAAGCGCAAGATCCAGCCCGGCGACAAGATGGCCGGCCGCCACGGCAACAAGGGCGTGGTCTCGCGCATCGTGCCCGTGGAGGACATGCCCTTCCTTGAGGACGGCACCAATGTCGACATCGTTCTGAACCCGCTGGGCGTGCCTTCGCGCATGAACGTCGGACAGATCCTGGAGACGCACCTCGGCTGGGCCTGCGCGGGCCTCGGCCGGCAGGTGGCGGCCGCGGTGGACGCCTATTACGCCAAGCAGGATCTGAAGCCCCTGCGGGACCGGCTGGAGACCATCTACGGCAAGCCGGAGATCGACCAGCTTCAGGATGGGGAACTTCCCGAGCTGGGCGAGAACCTGCGCAAGGGCGTGCCCATGGCGACGCCGGTGTTCGACGGCGCCCATGAGGCGGACATCGAGCAGGAGCTAGAACGGGCGGGGCTTGACCGCTCCGGCCAGTCCACGCTGTTCGACGGACGCACCGGCGAGCCGTTCGATCGTAAGGTCACGGTGGGCTACATCTACATGCTGAAGCTCCACCATCTGGTCGACGACAAGATCCACGCCCGTTCCATCGGCCCCTACTCGCTCGTCACCCAGCAGCCCCTGGGCGGCAAGGCGCAGTTCGGCGGCCAGCGCTTCGGCGAAATGGAGGTGTGGGCCCTGGAGGCCTACGGCGCCGCCTACACGCTGCAGGAGATGCTGACCGTGAAGTCGGACGACGTGGCCGGCCGCACCAAGGTCTACGAGGCCATCGTTCGCGGCGAGGACACCTTCGAGAGCGGCATTCCCGAGAGCTTCAACGTGCTCGTGAAGGAAATGCGCTCGCTCGGCCTCAACGTCGATCTCGAGAACACCTGA
- the rplK gene encoding 50S ribosomal protein L11, giving the protein MAKKITGYVKLQVPAGSANPAPPIGPALGQRGLNIMEFCKAFNAQTAQLEKGMPIPVVITAYQDRSFTFELKTPPVSYFLKKAAGLETKKKPGSGSKTPGKGTFVGKVTRAQLAEIAEKKMKDLNCETVEAAVQMIEGSARSMGLQVQG; this is encoded by the coding sequence ATGGCGAAGAAAATTACGGGTTACGTCAAGCTGCAGGTGCCCGCCGGCAGCGCCAATCCGGCCCCGCCGATCGGCCCCGCGCTCGGTCAGCGCGGCCTGAACATCATGGAATTCTGCAAGGCGTTCAACGCCCAGACCGCGCAGCTCGAAAAGGGCATGCCGATCCCGGTGGTGATCACCGCCTACCAGGACCGCTCCTTCACCTTCGAGCTGAAGACCCCGCCGGTCTCCTACTTCCTCAAGAAGGCCGCCGGCCTCGAGACGAAGAAGAAGCCCGGCTCCGGCTCGAAGACGCCCGGCAAGGGCACCTTCGTCGGCAAGGTCACGCGCGCCCAGCTCGCGGAGATCGCCGAGAAGAAGATGAAGGATCTGAACTGCGAGACCGTCGAGGCCGCCGTCCAGATGATCGAAGGTTCGGCCCGGTCCATGGGCCTGCAGGTTCAGGGGTGA